DNA from Archaeoglobus veneficus SNP6:
TCAAAACGAGGGATGTGCAGGTTAGGGTTGAGGCGGTGGAGAAGGAGCGCATAGAGTTCATACCACTCAAGCAGACGAAGGCCTACACCATCGTGGGCGTCGATCCGGGCACGACTACAGCCATTGCCGTCCTCGATCTATCTGGCAACCTGCTTGGCGTGAGCAGCAGGAAGGAGTGGAGCTCTTCGGAGGTCGTGGACTACATTCTCTCCTTTGGAAAGCCAGTCGTCATCGCCACGGACAAAAGCAGCCCGCCTGATTTCGTAAGCAAGCTGAGAGCAAGCTTCAATGCGGTACTATACACACCCAAGGAGGATATGAGTGTTGACAAGAAGAAGACCCTCGCCTCAAAATACAAAGTCCTGAACGACCACGAAAGGGATGCGCTTGCAGCGGCGATGGAGGCGTACAACTCGTACAAGAACAAGCTTCTGAACATAGAAAAGAGGATCCCCTCTGGATATGATGTGGATGCCATAAAGGCCGGAATAATCAAGGGATTAACGCTCAGAGAACTGCTCGGTAAGAAGAAAGAAGTGAAGGTTAAAGAGGAGAAGCCTCCGAAGGAGCAGAGAGAAGATAGCGAAAAGAGGGAGAACCTCATAAGGGAACTCGAGGAGGAAAACAGAATTCTGAAGGAAGAAGTGGAGAAGCTGAGGGAGGAAATAGAGCGGCTGAGAGCGAGAATAGTCTCCATTTCGAGAGAGGAGCACGAGAGAATAAGAAAAGACAACTATATCAGGTCGCTTGAAGCAGAAATAGCCGAGCTCAGGGCAGAGATTAAGGAGAGGGACAGAATTATAGAAGACCTGAAGGAAAGGGTCGAGCAGCTCAGGAGCATGAAGCTCCTCGAATTCAGTGGCTGGAAGGGCGTAAAGGTGCTGACAAAGTTCACGAGGGAAGAGATAGAGAAGCTGGAAAGGGAAATCGGCATAGAGAAAGGAGACGTGATTTACATTCACAACCCGGGCGGAGGTGGCAGGGCGCAGGCAGAATACCTTTGCAGTAGGGGTGTTAAGGCTATCATCGCGAGTAATGTTTCTCACACGGCCATGGCAGTCTTTGAGGAGATGGAGGTGCCGGTTATAGGCGTTGACGAGGTGGACATAAAGGTTTCAGACAACGTTGCAGTTCTGAAAACCGACAGGTTCGAGGAAATTTACAGGAAGAAGGTTGAGGAGATGAACAGGAAAAAGCTCGAAAGGGTCGAGCAGCTCATTTTCGAGTACAAGCAGAGGAGGTCAATGCGTTAGTCGATGCGTCAGTATTAAGCAGCCTGGGAGTCCTTTTCTTTGAGTGGGGCTTCTACCGGCCCGGTAAGCAGCGATACTGCCACCATCGCGAAAACCGAGATGGCGAAGCTGAAGAGGCTGAAGTGGGCGGGAAGAGGCGACACAAATTTGTGCCAGTAGCCAAAGAGCAGCGAAGCTGCGAAGCCGAGGACCATCGATGCAATAGCACCTTCTTTCGTAGCTCTGCGCCAGTACAAACCCAGAAGGATTGGGGCAACAAAGGTTGAGAGCATTATCCCTATGCCCATCCATATTATGAATGCAAGGAGCTTTGGAGG
Protein-coding regions in this window:
- a CDS encoding DUF460 domain-containing protein, with translation MTCIFGIDIVKGSVHGRGRPKYALFIVNEGEKEKIVSKAKLFRLIRQYKPSIVSVDNISELFSSKEELIKFLKEIPPTTKLVQVAGKHSLPYLAKRYGLRMDIRNPMDEAKACALLAGFGVGEEVSVFVDKTLIVVSRNRSLGKGGWRQNKYRRRIHDEVRRVYNEIKSKLDELGFEYVEDRKKGYGGISRGVLLVNAPKEAVPINSFKTRDVQVRVEAVEKERIEFIPLKQTKAYTIVGVDPGTTTAIAVLDLSGNLLGVSSRKEWSSSEVVDYILSFGKPVVIATDKSSPPDFVSKLRASFNAVLYTPKEDMSVDKKKTLASKYKVLNDHERDALAAAMEAYNSYKNKLLNIEKRIPSGYDVDAIKAGIIKGLTLRELLGKKKEVKVKEEKPPKEQREDSEKRENLIRELEEENRILKEEVEKLREEIERLRARIVSISREEHERIRKDNYIRSLEAEIAELRAEIKERDRIIEDLKERVEQLRSMKLLEFSGWKGVKVLTKFTREEIEKLEREIGIEKGDVIYIHNPGGGGRAQAEYLCSRGVKAIIASNVSHTAMAVFEEMEVPVIGVDEVDIKVSDNVAVLKTDRFEEIYRKKVEEMNRKKLERVEQLIFEYKQRRSMR